One window of Thermoplasmatales archaeon genomic DNA carries:
- a CDS encoding 50S ribosomal protein L15e: protein MSEVKNTYSLVGDAWKDLKKSEIYNLQKQRMISWRNGNSVVRVDFPTRIDRARSLGYKAKYGYLVVRSRVRRGGRGKPKIMGGRRPRRMAYNKLTPKKSIQWIAEERAADKYPNAEVLNSYYVGEDGLYKYYEVILVDRESPQITNDSRISWISEPQNTGRVYRGLTSAGYKGRGLRTGRTGSSKSRPSIRANDRLRR from the coding sequence ATGAGCGAAGTAAAAAATACTTACAGTTTAGTCGGTGATGCTTGGAAAGATCTAAAAAAATCCGAAATTTATAATTTACAAAAGCAGCGGATGATCTCTTGGAGAAATGGAAATTCAGTCGTAAGAGTGGACTTTCCAACGAGGATAGATCGCGCCAGATCACTCGGTTATAAGGCAAAGTACGGCTATTTGGTGGTAAGATCCAGAGTAAGACGAGGAGGAAGAGGGAAACCCAAGATAATGGGGGGGCGAAGACCCAGAAGGATGGCCTACAACAAGCTGACACCAAAGAAAAGCATACAGTGGATAGCTGAGGAAAGGGCTGCGGACAAATATCCGAATGCCGAGGTTCTTAATTCCTACTACGTAGGTGAGGATGGCTTATACAAGTATTATGAAGTAATACTTGTTGACAGAGAGAGTCCCCAGATAACGAATGATTCTAGAATATCTTGGATTTCCGAACCACAGAACACAGGGCGGGTATACAGAGGTCTAACATCGGCTGGGTACAAAGGAAGAGGCCTTAGAACGGGCAGGACGGGAAGCTCTAAAAGCAGACCATCTATCCGAGCGAATGATAGACTTAGAAGATAA
- a CDS encoding Gfo/Idh/MocA family oxidoreductase produces MEIVVVGCKGFGNVHLRSIKDIDISIVERNDSVAEEVMQKYRIKKRYSTFDEAIKSDADIIDLVVPHHIHKEMAIRAMEAGKNVIVEKPIATSLKDADEMISASKKNGIKFMVAEQYFFDPSVRYAANTIKNGILGKIGTIIVRDQRYFDKPGWRTESDHMGGGSLIDGGIHYIDTLLNLGGNYSRIESGDTHLGSSIQGEDNATALFHFKGGSIGFFYYSWAYRQPPSVPGIEIIGSAGSLYEDVNSRSQLDFKFPDRKTAFGGLILNGKPANIEFYDVFEKEFSEFIESVRNDTPVPFDPNLAKRDLAAVLEIYNNGSDS; encoded by the coding sequence ATGGAAATTGTGGTTGTAGGTTGCAAAGGTTTTGGGAACGTTCACTTAAGATCGATTAAGGACATTGATATTAGCATAGTTGAAAGAAACGATTCTGTCGCTGAGGAAGTGATGCAAAAGTACCGTATAAAAAAGAGATATTCAACCTTCGATGAGGCCATCAAGTCCGATGCAGATATAATCGATTTGGTGGTCCCGCATCATATTCATAAGGAAATGGCGATCAGAGCGATGGAAGCTGGGAAGAATGTTATAGTTGAAAAACCAATAGCAACCTCATTGAAAGATGCCGACGAGATGATCTCAGCTTCAAAAAAGAATGGCATTAAATTCATGGTGGCGGAGCAGTATTTCTTCGACCCATCGGTGAGATATGCTGCGAATACAATAAAAAATGGGATTCTTGGAAAGATAGGAACAATTATCGTGAGAGATCAGCGATACTTCGACAAGCCTGGATGGAGGACTGAATCTGATCATATGGGCGGCGGATCGCTCATAGATGGTGGAATACATTATATCGATACTTTGCTCAACCTCGGCGGAAACTACTCGAGAATAGAATCCGGAGACACACATCTTGGTTCATCAATTCAGGGCGAGGACAACGCCACAGCCTTATTCCACTTCAAAGGTGGATCTATCGGCTTCTTTTATTATTCATGGGCATACAGACAACCGCCTTCCGTTCCAGGAATCGAGATAATAGGTTCTGCAGGTTCCCTTTACGAGGATGTAAATTCCAGAAGCCAGTTAGATTTCAAATTCCCGGATAGAAAAACGGCATTTGGTGGACTCATACTCAACGGAAAGCCAGCTAATATTGAGTTCTATGATGTATTTGAGAAAGAATTCTCTGAATTTATTGAGTCTGTAAGAAATGATACCCCAGTGCCGTTTGATCCAAACCTTGCAAAAAGGGACCTGGCAGCCGTTCTCGAAATATATAACAACGGTTCGGATTCTTAA
- a CDS encoding acyl-CoA dehydrogenase family protein yields MVDFSFSEEQTILRDSVREFANKEIAPRIQDMVKTKRIPSSIITGMKKLGVLGMTIPEEYNGMGADAVTTGIVAEEIARQDVTAAISVLFLVDNAWSYLLSKYAKDTLRDNVLEKIAKGDIITGVASTEPGAGSDLGSMKTVAVKDHRSYIINGEKSYISLVKDVREIGGGYVTIAKTDPDKGTAGISLFYTPDRESEMELSSLEEMGREGSTWGSIRFLNYEVPEGNMIGEVNRGFKIVHEGFEFARGLIALISASIAQQCLDNATSYMKERKAFGQPIGRFQGIQFGLADHTAKLEAARNIAYKALWMYDKEQRKERFTRFEVSKEIAIAKLLSTVWSFDAINDALQWHGAFGYTKFNPQELALRGVRSFMLAEGSREIMKTIIARETLGREFVKG; encoded by the coding sequence ATGGTGGATTTTTCATTTTCGGAAGAACAGACAATCCTGAGGGATTCTGTGAGAGAGTTTGCTAATAAAGAAATTGCGCCAAGAATCCAAGATATGGTAAAGACAAAGAGGATACCATCAAGCATAATAACTGGCATGAAGAAACTTGGTGTCTTAGGAATGACTATTCCCGAAGAATATAACGGCATGGGAGCAGATGCAGTCACAACAGGAATAGTTGCAGAGGAGATCGCGCGCCAGGATGTCACTGCAGCAATATCTGTACTTTTTCTGGTTGACAATGCATGGTCCTACCTGCTATCAAAATATGCTAAAGATACTTTAAGAGATAATGTTTTAGAGAAGATTGCAAAAGGGGATATAATAACGGGCGTTGCCTCTACAGAGCCTGGAGCTGGATCCGATCTGGGGTCAATGAAGACTGTTGCTGTGAAAGACCACAGATCTTACATAATAAATGGAGAGAAATCCTATATCAGTCTTGTTAAGGATGTAAGGGAGATAGGCGGAGGTTATGTAACCATTGCAAAGACAGATCCTGACAAGGGTACAGCAGGGATTTCTTTATTCTATACGCCTGATCGAGAAAGCGAGATGGAACTCTCCAGCCTTGAAGAGATGGGACGCGAAGGATCTACCTGGGGATCGATACGATTCCTAAATTATGAGGTGCCTGAAGGTAATATGATAGGCGAGGTTAACCGGGGATTCAAGATCGTTCACGAGGGATTTGAATTTGCACGTGGCCTGATTGCGTTGATATCAGCATCGATAGCACAACAGTGCCTGGACAATGCAACCTCATACATGAAAGAACGGAAAGCCTTCGGGCAACCCATCGGCAGATTCCAGGGGATCCAGTTTGGCCTGGCGGACCACACAGCAAAATTGGAAGCTGCAAGGAACATTGCTTACAAGGCACTGTGGATGTATGACAAGGAGCAGAGAAAAGAGAGATTCACTCGGTTCGAAGTCTCAAAGGAAATCGCCATTGCGAAACTGCTCTCGACAGTGTGGTCATTCGATGCAATAAATGATGCACTCCAATGGCATGGAGCTTTCGGGTACACAAAATTCAATCCGCAGGAGCTGGCCCTCAGAGGGGTAAGGTCCTTCATGCTGGCGGAAGGATCGAGGGAGATCATGAAGACAATTATAGCGAGAGAAACACTTGGAAGAGAATTCGTAAAGGGGTGA
- a CDS encoding thioredoxin domain-containing protein, with protein sequence MGTAVYCLNCYIEYNYEDEITVPMPDFANKLITEKSPYLQQHAHNPVNWYPWSDEAFSEARNKDRPIFLSIGYSTCHWCHVMEQESFEDPEVARVMNETFISIKVDREERPDLDSFYMKICQLMTGSGGWPMNIIMSPDKVPFLALTYVPKESRGEQIGLIELTERIKEFWKEKKDALIKGGSEALAELMRVEQKKPALSVTPEIRKKAFAGLTSMFDSSNGGFGSRPKFPTPHNIMFLFRVFFSTGDRNALEMGVKTLTSMRLGGIYDHVGGGFHRYSTDEGWILPHFEKMTYDQALLSIAYTEGYQMSHNELFKETVLSILRFMTKEMRSQEGGFYSAIDADSDSEEGKFYVWEYNEILRVLGEKDGSLFAELYNVRPDGNYLDEASGRNPGKNVLHLNRTLREEALQRRIEPKSFEQNIYSMLEKLRLGRSKRNPPFKDKKILADINGLMITALVRAYKAFNMDELLNYAIEAEQFIRNKMFEGDRLHHFYMDGFVSPDGFLDDYANVIQSELELFSATGKSTYLEFSLKLAEITDELFEDTENGGYFFSSRDDTGSSVRLKEGYDGAVPSGNSVHMLNLLRLSLITGNNDMFEKAKNIANAFNAEIERGAPFHSYMMIAIDHAISKPYLVTVPDNTPELEKVRRSVWENFFPHAEFVFANSELTDLLAKLNHFIEKDVTKNQISVCSRTECLLPPKNDRELIDILSGVNENRS encoded by the coding sequence TTGGGCACAGCTGTCTATTGTCTTAACTGCTACATTGAGTATAATTATGAAGACGAAATTACCGTGCCGATGCCAGATTTCGCAAATAAACTAATAACGGAGAAGAGTCCGTATCTGCAACAGCATGCTCACAACCCTGTTAACTGGTACCCATGGTCAGATGAGGCCTTTAGCGAGGCGAGGAACAAAGACAGACCTATCTTTTTAAGCATAGGATATTCGACATGCCACTGGTGCCATGTAATGGAGCAAGAGTCATTCGAAGATCCGGAAGTGGCAAGAGTGATGAACGAAACATTCATCTCAATTAAAGTGGACAGGGAAGAACGGCCAGATCTTGATTCGTTTTATATGAAAATATGCCAGCTGATGACAGGGTCCGGTGGATGGCCAATGAACATTATAATGTCACCAGATAAAGTTCCTTTTCTGGCACTAACTTATGTGCCAAAAGAAAGCAGGGGAGAGCAGATCGGACTTATCGAACTGACAGAGAGGATAAAAGAATTCTGGAAGGAAAAGAAGGATGCTTTAATAAAAGGTGGATCAGAGGCGCTGGCAGAACTAATGCGAGTAGAACAGAAGAAACCAGCCTTATCCGTTACACCTGAAATCAGGAAAAAAGCCTTTGCAGGATTAACCTCAATGTTCGATTCCAGTAACGGTGGTTTCGGTTCCAGACCCAAATTCCCAACACCCCATAACATAATGTTCCTCTTCAGAGTTTTTTTCTCCACGGGAGATAGAAATGCTCTTGAAATGGGTGTAAAAACACTGACTTCTATGAGGCTGGGTGGCATATATGACCATGTAGGGGGTGGCTTCCACAGGTACTCAACCGACGAAGGCTGGATTTTGCCCCATTTTGAGAAGATGACTTATGATCAGGCCCTGCTTTCCATCGCATATACTGAAGGGTACCAGATGTCCCACAACGAACTCTTTAAAGAGACTGTGCTGTCGATTCTTCGATTCATGACTAAGGAGATGCGATCTCAGGAGGGGGGATTTTATTCTGCCATAGACGCGGACAGCGATTCGGAAGAGGGGAAGTTCTACGTTTGGGAATACAATGAAATTTTACGCGTTCTTGGAGAAAAGGACGGGAGCTTATTCGCAGAGCTGTATAATGTGAGACCTGATGGGAACTATCTCGACGAAGCTTCGGGAAGGAATCCAGGAAAGAATGTGCTTCATCTTAACAGGACACTCCGTGAAGAAGCACTTCAAAGGAGAATTGAACCCAAAAGTTTCGAGCAAAATATTTATTCCATGCTTGAAAAATTGAGGCTAGGCAGATCAAAAAGAAACCCTCCGTTTAAAGATAAAAAAATACTTGCGGACATCAATGGCCTTATGATAACCGCACTCGTCAGGGCTTATAAAGCGTTTAACATGGATGAATTACTCAATTATGCAATCGAAGCTGAGCAATTTATAAGAAATAAAATGTTCGAAGGTGACAGACTTCATCACTTTTACATGGATGGTTTTGTTTCACCTGACGGTTTTTTGGACGATTATGCCAACGTTATACAGTCTGAACTTGAGTTATTCTCTGCTACAGGTAAATCAACCTACTTGGAATTCTCCCTGAAACTTGCTGAAATAACAGACGAACTGTTCGAAGACACTGAAAATGGCGGATATTTCTTCAGTTCAAGAGATGATACAGGTAGCTCTGTAAGGCTGAAGGAGGGCTACGACGGAGCTGTTCCATCAGGCAACTCAGTTCATATGCTCAACCTGCTCAGACTTTCGCTGATCACAGGAAATAATGATATGTTTGAAAAGGCAAAGAACATAGCAAACGCATTTAACGCCGAGATCGAAAGAGGCGCTCCTTTCCATTCGTACATGATGATTGCCATTGATCACGCTATCTCAAAACCATATCTTGTTACTGTTCCGGACAACACTCCTGAGTTAGAAAAAGTAAGAAGATCTGTTTGGGAAAATTTCTTTCCACATGCTGAATTTGTTTTTGCGAACAGTGAACTTACCGATCTACTTGCAAAGCTGAATCATTTCATTGAGAAAGATGTTACAAAGAACCAGATATCAGTATGCAGCAGAACTGAATGTCTCCTTCCGCCAAAGAACGACAGGGAACTGATTGATATCTTGTCGGGAGTGAATGAAAACAGATCGTAA
- a CDS encoding replication factor C large subunit, protein MNTISEKYRPETFADLIIRKDILLQIQNWLDSWKNGIPAKRALLLWGSPGTGKTTTAITVARESDVPVVEMNSSDQRNADAMKRVALMASIYSDLFSDHKEGSKGFQRIILIDEADNIFEGRNSGTGGDFGGLSELSKIIAATHNPIIVTLNDFYSFRRKNAGRDIINRSLAIEFKQYNRRGDLDYKTFRNKLVDRIREISSGEHLEFSSERIDELIQKNGQDIRSIINDIVSVLPYSDDKVLSLGASKRDAPVSIYNTISDTFKDRTYEKILIDLWNKDFTTEDYLMWIDQNLPYEADEADDLSAAYDILSISDIFVGRVIKKQHYAFKGFAEEISAGISSEIQKPNKSYVKYEFPSYIMRMAALRETRETRKSLFLKLSTLMHTGSDKVNDNLWYFSYMTRNRKFADSVEKLLMLSEKEVAMLKTERKSH, encoded by the coding sequence ATGAATACCATATCCGAAAAATACAGACCTGAGACATTTGCTGACCTGATAATAAGAAAGGATATCCTTTTGCAGATACAAAACTGGCTTGATAGTTGGAAAAATGGAATTCCAGCAAAGCGTGCACTTTTGTTATGGGGATCGCCAGGCACCGGAAAAACTACAACAGCCATCACAGTAGCGAGAGAAAGCGATGTTCCAGTAGTTGAGATGAATTCCTCTGATCAGAGGAATGCTGATGCCATGAAGAGAGTTGCGCTCATGGCTTCCATATATTCGGATCTCTTTAGTGATCACAAGGAGGGCTCAAAAGGTTTCCAGAGAATAATACTTATCGATGAGGCCGATAACATATTCGAAGGTAGGAACAGCGGAACCGGTGGGGATTTTGGAGGATTGTCAGAGCTTTCAAAGATTATTGCCGCAACACATAACCCCATAATAGTAACGCTAAACGATTTTTATTCATTCAGAAGGAAAAATGCCGGGAGAGACATAATCAACCGGTCACTTGCCATAGAATTCAAGCAGTACAATAGAAGAGGGGATCTTGATTATAAAACATTTAGAAACAAACTCGTAGACAGGATAAGAGAGATATCCTCGGGCGAACATCTTGAGTTCTCTTCAGAACGTATAGACGAACTGATTCAGAAGAATGGACAGGACATCAGGAGCATCATAAATGATATAGTTTCAGTCCTTCCATATTCGGATGACAAAGTTTTGAGTTTAGGTGCGAGTAAAAGGGATGCACCCGTATCAATATATAACACGATTTCTGATACATTCAAAGATCGAACCTATGAGAAAATTCTTATCGATCTGTGGAACAAAGATTTCACCACGGAGGATTATTTGATGTGGATTGATCAAAATTTGCCTTATGAAGCAGACGAAGCCGATGACCTATCTGCGGCATATGATATCCTTTCTATATCGGACATATTTGTGGGCAGAGTCATAAAGAAGCAGCATTATGCGTTCAAGGGCTTTGCCGAGGAAATTAGTGCCGGAATATCCTCTGAAATACAGAAGCCGAACAAAAGCTATGTCAAATATGAATTCCCAAGCTACATTATGAGAATGGCTGCTCTCAGGGAAACCCGGGAAACCAGGAAATCTCTATTTCTGAAGTTGTCAACACTGATGCATACCGGTTCCGATAAGGTAAACGATAACCTGTGGTACTTTTCATACATGACCAGAAACAGGAAATTTGCAGATAGCGTCGAAAAACTCCTCATGCTCTCAGAGAAGGAAGTGGCAATGCTGAAGACAGAAAGGAAATCACACTGA
- a CDS encoding DUF202 domain-containing protein — translation MESKSARPSDYLANERTFLAWIRTGIALIAFGFVIAKFAIFLDILKNSSSLGAGTVVYGEVMIILGALTIAYGTYNYLVAEKQIESDEYKPKRKVNVIFSILVIAIVVAMSFLLLKV, via the coding sequence ATGGAATCTAAAAGCGCAAGGCCCTCTGATTATCTGGCGAACGAAAGGACCTTCCTCGCGTGGATACGAACTGGGATCGCATTGATTGCGTTTGGTTTTGTTATTGCGAAATTTGCCATATTTCTTGACATTCTGAAAAATTCATCATCCCTTGGAGCAGGAACAGTGGTATACGGTGAAGTGATGATAATTCTTGGGGCATTGACAATAGCTTATGGCACTTATAATTACCTCGTCGCAGAAAAGCAGATAGAGAGCGATGAGTATAAACCCAAGAGAAAGGTAAATGTTATCTTTTCTATCCTTGTTATCGCTATAGTTGTAGCCATGTCCTTCTTGCTTCTCAAAGTCTAA
- a CDS encoding MFS transporter: MVERRNLILASVLIGMLMSAIDTTIVILALPTITDQLHAPFLDTIWVILIYLLVLAALTTQLGRLGDIFGRGRIFNIGFLVFIAGSAASGASPNVMFLIISRAFQGFGAVLIQANSSAIVADYFPPKERGRAFGITSMGWTIGGALGIVLGGIITTLIGWRYIFYINVPVGLIGFYFSIMYIKDNKKTKTTIDYFGTVLLLVLLSLISYGAVEIAGNGIDILNLVLVVVGIVLIIPFILVEKHVKDPLILLKAFKDRVLSFSLLAATLQAIGYLSVLFILIMYLQGIRGFSPLDSSLLLVPGYIISSLFAPRMGKLSDRVGSRIVASIGIFLMAGGVLIYLMMGLNSTLYLVIAGSIVTGFGGSMFWPSNNSAVMSGAPRELYGSISGLLRTLSNVGTLFSYVIAISIAALSIPRYIAFEVFLGVTKLEGGVSSKFLVGIHAALIASFFILVAAGISSLVRTKVVRSEENTLKTPESDYIAKR; this comes from the coding sequence ATGGTCGAACGAAGAAATCTGATACTTGCAAGCGTCCTTATCGGAATGTTGATGTCAGCTATTGACACAACTATTGTTATACTTGCTCTCCCAACCATTACTGACCAGCTTCACGCTCCATTTCTCGATACTATCTGGGTAATTCTGATCTATCTACTGGTGCTTGCTGCTTTGACGACCCAGTTGGGACGTCTAGGCGATATATTTGGAAGAGGAAGGATATTCAACATTGGTTTCCTTGTGTTTATAGCTGGATCTGCAGCATCTGGAGCTTCGCCGAATGTAATGTTTCTGATAATTTCCAGAGCGTTTCAAGGCTTTGGCGCGGTCCTGATTCAGGCAAACAGCAGTGCCATAGTTGCAGATTACTTCCCACCAAAAGAGCGCGGAAGAGCATTTGGTATAACAAGCATGGGCTGGACAATTGGAGGAGCACTTGGAATAGTGCTTGGAGGAATAATTACCACACTTATAGGATGGAGGTATATATTTTACATAAATGTCCCTGTAGGTCTGATAGGCTTCTACTTCTCGATTATGTACATAAAGGATAATAAGAAGACGAAAACGACGATTGACTACTTCGGAACAGTACTGCTTCTTGTATTGCTTTCCCTCATTTCTTATGGCGCAGTAGAAATAGCCGGAAATGGCATTGATATCCTGAATCTCGTGCTAGTTGTTGTTGGCATTGTGCTTATAATACCGTTTATACTTGTAGAAAAACATGTTAAGGATCCTTTGATCTTGCTGAAAGCCTTTAAGGATCGTGTTCTATCGTTCTCCCTTCTTGCGGCTACTTTGCAGGCAATAGGTTATCTTTCCGTTCTGTTCATTTTGATAATGTATCTTCAGGGGATAAGAGGTTTCAGTCCCCTGGATTCTTCACTTCTGCTTGTCCCCGGGTATATTATTTCAAGCTTGTTCGCCCCCAGGATGGGAAAACTCTCGGATAGGGTAGGATCAAGAATAGTCGCGAGCATTGGAATATTCCTGATGGCGGGTGGTGTCTTGATTTATCTCATGATGGGACTGAATTCCACCTTGTACCTCGTGATCGCCGGTTCAATTGTTACTGGTTTCGGAGGGTCCATGTTCTGGCCGTCTAACAATAGTGCGGTAATGTCTGGGGCTCCCAGAGAACTCTACGGTTCGATCTCTGGATTGTTAAGGACTTTAAGCAATGTTGGAACACTCTTCAGCTATGTGATAGCAATATCCATAGCTGCCTTGTCGATCCCACGTTACATTGCATTCGAAGTCTTTCTTGGAGTAACCAAGCTGGAAGGCGGAGTTTCCTCAAAATTTCTTGTTGGAATCCATGCTGCACTTATAGCGAGCTTTTTCATCCTGGTCGCCGCAGGAATCAGTTCCCTTGTGCGTACAAAAGTCGTCAGATCTGAGGAGAATACCTTGAAAACGCCTGAAAGTGATTACATTGCAAAAAGGTAA
- the metG gene encoding methionine--tRNA ligase subunit beta, whose product MVEEEISIDEFHRIEFRTAKVVECEKVEKSRNLLKIIVDVGGTRKQVISSISEYYDPEDMIGKTIIIINNLKKARFMGLDSEAMLLSAENDQTLSLLTTDKEMPSGIRIK is encoded by the coding sequence ATGGTGGAAGAAGAAATCTCTATTGATGAATTTCACAGGATAGAATTTAGGACTGCAAAGGTTGTTGAATGCGAAAAGGTGGAAAAATCCAGGAATCTCCTGAAGATTATAGTTGATGTCGGTGGTACACGGAAACAGGTGATCTCCAGTATATCTGAATATTATGACCCTGAGGACATGATCGGAAAGACGATAATCATAATAAACAACCTGAAGAAAGCTAGGTTCATGGGGCTTGACAGTGAGGCCATGCTTCTTTCTGCAGAAAATGATCAAACGCTCAGCCTGCTAACCACTGACAAGGAGATGCCATCTGGAATAAGAATCAAATGA
- the twy1 gene encoding 4-demethylwyosine synthase TYW1, translating into MENAYVQVYKKQHYGLVGKHSAVKVCQWTKSELTGGRGCYKGDFYGINSHQCVQMTPALSACTENCAFCWRFQGFDGMHIADEDDPELILEQSIIAHKKLISGFKGNPKVSPEKWKEAENPKHIAISLTGEPTLYSRLGEFIALAKKRGMSTFLVTNGTLPMVLERLDPLPTQLYVTTAGPTKEIFYDLLNPSIGNAWENFNRTLELMPSLDTRKVIRHTLVKYINMPYIEEYAKMDNIASPDYIESKGYVHVGQSIARLDRENMPSHDDILEFTSELASRTGYVLSGERRDSRVTLLSKDPSKRKIDFSRI; encoded by the coding sequence ATGGAAAACGCCTATGTGCAGGTATACAAGAAGCAACACTACGGTCTTGTAGGCAAGCATTCTGCAGTGAAAGTGTGCCAGTGGACAAAGAGCGAGTTAACAGGAGGGCGTGGTTGTTATAAGGGTGACTTTTATGGAATAAATTCTCACCAGTGCGTTCAGATGACGCCTGCACTATCGGCCTGCACAGAGAACTGTGCATTTTGCTGGAGATTTCAGGGATTTGATGGGATGCACATAGCTGATGAAGATGATCCTGAATTAATCCTGGAACAATCAATTATAGCACATAAGAAACTCATATCAGGCTTCAAGGGCAATCCAAAGGTGTCTCCGGAGAAGTGGAAGGAAGCCGAGAATCCAAAGCATATAGCCATATCCCTAACCGGTGAACCTACTTTATATTCTAGACTCGGAGAATTCATAGCGTTGGCAAAAAAGAGAGGCATGTCTACTTTTCTCGTGACAAATGGCACCCTTCCTATGGTTCTTGAAAGACTCGATCCATTGCCAACTCAGCTCTATGTTACTACGGCCGGACCGACTAAAGAGATCTTCTACGACCTTCTTAATCCATCGATAGGCAATGCCTGGGAAAATTTCAACAGGACTTTGGAATTAATGCCATCCCTCGACACAAGAAAAGTCATAAGACACACTCTTGTCAAATACATAAATATGCCATACATTGAGGAATATGCAAAAATGGACAACATTGCAAGTCCAGATTACATAGAGTCAAAGGGATATGTCCATGTTGGCCAATCAATAGCCAGGCTTGATCGGGAAAACATGCCGTCCCATGATGATATACTTGAATTCACATCAGAACTTGCATCCAGGACAGGATACGTTCTGTCTGGCGAAAGAAGGGACAGCAGAGTAACATTGCTTTCCAAAGATCCGTCAAAGAGAAAAATAGACTTCTCTCGGATCTGA